Proteins from one Rhizobium sp. CB3090 genomic window:
- a CDS encoding Gfo/Idh/MocA family oxidoreductase — protein sequence MINGERTITRPLRWGMIGGGRTGQVGYKHRTGALRDGTYKLVCGAFDLDAARGRDFGVNLGVDADRCYADYKDLIVNEKAREDCVEVVSIATPNFTHYEITKACLEAGIHVICEKPLFFTVAECEEIERLAEKKGLIVGVTYGFTGHPLVHQMAAMVKKGMLGEIRIVDMQYTHGFNSGDDAGAGEAVKWRTNPKTAGPTFVLGDIGTHLYYLSEVVLPHLKIEKLLCDRKAFIPTRAPLEDHATVLMHYDNGARGRLWVSSVNAGNMGSQRYRFVGSKASIEWSDSHPDQLIYEVQGEPNRTLHHGMPYLEDESLAVDRMGALHTEGLGDSWANIYLWIAQAIDARNRGDEAFLKTHHYPGIKAGTEGVRWLENCVRSADAGSAWVDFK from the coding sequence ATGATCAATGGAGAAAGAACCATAACACGCCCTCTGCGTTGGGGCATGATCGGTGGCGGGCGGACCGGCCAGGTCGGTTATAAACACCGTACCGGTGCGCTTCGCGACGGTACCTACAAGCTTGTTTGCGGGGCTTTTGATCTTGACGCTGCGCGTGGTCGTGATTTCGGCGTGAACCTCGGCGTCGACGCGGATCGATGCTATGCGGACTACAAAGACCTTATCGTCAACGAGAAGGCGCGCGAGGACTGCGTCGAGGTCGTCTCGATCGCCACGCCAAACTTCACGCATTATGAAATCACCAAGGCGTGCCTGGAGGCAGGGATCCATGTGATCTGCGAAAAGCCGCTGTTCTTCACGGTCGCCGAATGTGAGGAAATCGAAAGGCTTGCCGAGAAAAAGGGCCTGATTGTCGGCGTGACCTACGGCTTTACCGGCCACCCCTTGGTTCACCAGATGGCCGCGATGGTTAAGAAAGGCATGCTGGGCGAAATCCGCATCGTCGACATGCAATACACCCACGGTTTCAACTCCGGCGACGATGCGGGTGCCGGCGAAGCGGTGAAATGGCGAACCAATCCGAAGACGGCAGGCCCGACCTTCGTTCTCGGCGACATCGGCACGCACCTCTACTACCTGTCCGAAGTCGTGCTGCCGCATCTGAAGATCGAGAAACTGCTCTGCGACCGCAAAGCCTTTATCCCGACGCGCGCGCCGCTTGAAGATCATGCCACAGTGCTCATGCATTATGACAATGGCGCCCGCGGCCGTCTCTGGGTGTCTTCGGTGAACGCCGGCAATATGGGGTCGCAACGCTATCGTTTCGTTGGCTCGAAAGCCTCGATCGAATGGTCGGACTCGCATCCCGACCAGTTGATCTATGAAGTTCAAGGCGAGCCGAACCGGACCCTTCATCACGGGATGCCATACCTTGAGGACGAAAGCCTCGCGGTCGATCGTATGGGTGCACTGCACACGGAAGGTCTCGGCGATAGCTGGGCGAATATCTATCTCTGGATCGCCCAGGCGATCGACGCGAGGAACCGCGGTGACGAAGCCTTCCTGAAAACCCATCATTACCCGGGCATCAAGGCCGGCACGGAAGGGGTTCGCTGGCTGGAGAATTGCGTCCGCTCGGCCGATGCGGGCTCCGCCTGGGTCGATTTCAAATAG
- a CDS encoding sugar phosphate isomerase/epimerase yields the protein MKLSICTDVMGDLSFTDMLDKCVKLGVEGIEMTGGGWSRAPHFRADELLADKGLLRTKLKEIEARGLDIAALNCSANPLDPGHMGQRHRKEMEQTIRLAGEIGVKTIVTMSGLPEAAPGDTVPNWLVYTKSWPEEMPERDRYQWEDRAFPLWHDLVRLAKEVGVEKYALENFSAMLVWNPETLFRLRNEVGPTVGMNLDPSHLFWKGADPIAGARALGTAIHHCHGKDTRIERGLADVNGLLELKDVTDVANRSWNYVAVGAGHDLQWWKEFFSVVRMVGYDGWVSLEMEDFTMSTEAGVQSSIDALQATISR from the coding sequence ATGAAACTATCCATTTGCACCGATGTGATGGGCGACCTTTCCTTCACGGATATGCTCGACAAATGCGTAAAGCTCGGCGTCGAAGGCATCGAAATGACCGGTGGCGGCTGGTCGCGCGCGCCGCATTTTCGGGCTGACGAACTTTTGGCCGACAAGGGACTTCTCCGGACCAAGCTCAAGGAAATCGAAGCCCGCGGTCTTGATATCGCGGCACTCAATTGCTCGGCGAACCCTCTCGATCCGGGCCACATGGGTCAGCGCCATCGCAAGGAGATGGAGCAAACCATCCGTCTTGCCGGCGAGATTGGCGTCAAGACCATCGTAACGATGTCCGGCCTGCCGGAAGCCGCTCCTGGCGACACGGTGCCCAACTGGCTCGTCTATACGAAAAGCTGGCCCGAGGAGATGCCCGAGCGCGATCGCTACCAATGGGAAGACCGGGCTTTCCCGCTCTGGCATGATCTGGTGCGGCTCGCCAAGGAGGTTGGTGTCGAGAAATACGCGCTTGAGAACTTCTCGGCCATGCTCGTGTGGAACCCGGAGACTCTTTTCCGCCTGCGCAATGAGGTTGGCCCGACGGTCGGTATGAACCTCGATCCCAGCCATCTGTTCTGGAAAGGCGCAGATCCCATTGCCGGCGCGCGCGCCTTGGGCACCGCAATCCATCATTGCCACGGCAAGGACACTCGTATCGAACGAGGACTTGCGGATGTGAATGGTCTCCTCGAGCTCAAGGACGTAACCGACGTCGCCAACCGCTCATGGAACTATGTTGCCGTCGGTGCAGGGCATGACCTGCAATGGTGGAAGGAGTTCTTCTCGGTCGTCCGGATGGTTGGCTACGACGGCTGGGTCAGCCTTGAGATGGAAGATTTCACCATGTCCACGGAGGCCGGTGTCCAGTCTTCCATCGATGCCCTTCAAGCGACGATCAGCCGATAA
- a CDS encoding elongation factor G, with protein sequence MRCFTVLGPSQTGKSTVVEKLSSLEGPPRKSSSPYGLNLTEFTFSNETWCALDAPGPNEALAHVQHALLASDACILCISPAPEEAVLAAPYLRVIEASGTPCILFVNRMDEPRGRLRDVIAALQDYANHALLLRQIPIREGDRIVGSCDLISERAWRYREGQTSALIAIPESTAEREHEARTELLEHLSEFDDWLLEELIEDREPASDTLYAISSRVLRENRIIPVLIGSAGHGNGMMRLMKALRHEAPPVAALRQRLAGACAVDEGKLAAVSFHAYHRQNIGKTVLVRALGEGLRQGALLGGSSLGAVQDPANGRSNAAVVPAPGDVFAAVKSDHLPVPSLLTSDATLAPPEWTEPPTPMLERILIPGSERDENKLSETLAKLSETDRGLIVLQEEGTGAQLVRAQGPVHLRDLCRTLAEVFHIDVTDRTPSPIYRETIAKSSDVHYRHRKQTGGAGQFADVKLNIHPNARGQGFTFNETVKGGVVPRNYIPAVEAGAREAMEKGPLGFQVIDVGVTLQDGQHHAVDSSEHAFRTASKMGVRQALSESSTVLMQPIFRSEIHIPSVYSGNLVQIVSALKGQVLGFDRDEASKGWDIFRALVPGSALDELARSLRSATQGIGYFSKAFDHFEELYGKEADAVIKAHETARVEH encoded by the coding sequence ATGCGCTGTTTTACCGTACTTGGACCCTCGCAGACCGGAAAATCGACGGTCGTTGAAAAGCTCAGTTCTCTTGAGGGACCACCGCGAAAATCCAGCTCTCCTTACGGGCTGAACCTGACGGAATTTACCTTTTCAAACGAAACCTGGTGTGCACTGGACGCGCCGGGGCCTAACGAAGCGCTGGCGCATGTGCAGCACGCACTTCTTGCCAGCGATGCCTGCATCCTGTGCATCTCACCTGCTCCCGAGGAGGCCGTGCTCGCAGCGCCCTACCTGCGCGTGATCGAAGCGTCGGGGACGCCCTGCATCCTCTTCGTCAACCGGATGGATGAACCGAGAGGGCGGTTGAGGGATGTGATCGCAGCGCTTCAGGATTATGCCAATCACGCTCTTCTGCTTCGCCAGATCCCGATTCGCGAAGGGGACAGGATCGTCGGTAGCTGCGATCTGATTTCAGAACGGGCATGGCGCTATCGGGAAGGCCAGACTTCGGCGCTGATCGCAATCCCCGAAAGTACCGCCGAACGCGAGCATGAAGCGCGCACCGAGCTCCTGGAACACCTGTCCGAATTCGACGATTGGCTCCTCGAGGAACTTATAGAGGATCGGGAACCGGCGAGCGACACGCTTTATGCCATCTCATCGCGGGTTCTCAGGGAAAACAGGATTATCCCGGTGCTGATCGGTTCAGCAGGTCACGGCAACGGCATGATGAGGCTGATGAAGGCGCTGCGCCACGAGGCGCCGCCGGTCGCGGCTCTTCGCCAGCGTCTTGCTGGTGCGTGCGCCGTCGACGAGGGAAAGCTGGCAGCCGTAAGCTTTCATGCCTATCACCGTCAGAACATCGGCAAGACGGTGCTGGTGCGTGCGCTTGGCGAGGGTCTGCGGCAAGGCGCATTACTCGGCGGCTCCAGCCTCGGCGCCGTGCAGGATCCGGCAAACGGGCGGTCCAATGCGGCGGTCGTACCTGCGCCGGGGGATGTCTTCGCGGCGGTCAAGTCGGACCACCTGCCGGTTCCTTCGCTGTTGACGTCAGACGCAACGCTCGCGCCGCCCGAGTGGACGGAGCCACCCACGCCGATGCTGGAAAGAATCCTGATCCCGGGCAGCGAACGCGATGAAAACAAGCTCTCCGAAACGCTGGCAAAACTTTCCGAGACGGATCGCGGCCTGATTGTCTTGCAAGAGGAGGGTACCGGTGCCCAGCTTGTGCGCGCCCAAGGGCCGGTGCATCTGCGCGATCTCTGCCGAACCCTGGCCGAAGTCTTTCATATCGATGTGACCGACCGGACGCCTAGCCCGATCTACCGCGAGACGATCGCGAAATCCTCGGATGTTCATTACCGCCATCGCAAACAGACCGGCGGCGCCGGGCAATTCGCGGATGTGAAGCTGAACATTCATCCCAATGCACGTGGCCAGGGTTTCACCTTCAACGAAACGGTCAAGGGCGGCGTCGTTCCGCGCAACTACATCCCTGCTGTCGAAGCGGGCGCGCGAGAGGCGATGGAAAAGGGGCCGCTCGGTTTCCAGGTCATCGATGTCGGCGTAACCCTGCAGGACGGCCAGCACCATGCCGTCGACAGTTCGGAACATGCCTTCCGGACTGCCTCGAAAATGGGCGTGCGGCAGGCGCTTTCCGAAAGCTCGACCGTCTTGATGCAGCCGATCTTCCGCAGCGAAATCCACATACCTTCGGTCTATTCGGGCAATCTCGTCCAGATCGTTTCCGCCCTGAAGGGTCAGGTTCTCGGTTTCGATCGGGATGAAGCGTCCAAGGGATGGGACATCTTCCGCGCACTCGTTCCGGGCAGCGCACTCGACGAGCTGGCGCGGTCACTGCGCTCGGCGACGCAGGGCATCGGCTATTTTTCCAAGGCCTTCGATCATTTCGAGGAGCTTTATGGCAAGGAGGCGGATGCCGTCATCAAGGCGCACGAGACCGCGCGGGTCGAGCACTGA
- a CDS encoding LysR family transcriptional regulator: protein MNLSRSVIPDLAVLQAFECAARHGSFTQAALELNLTQSAVSRQIRTLEEQLRVNLFERIRKRVVLSSAGKAMLPEVRRILARTEEMVLRAMASSDGKNVLSIATLPTFGNRWLLRRLPDFLKDNPNTVFNIASRSEPFDLTLEDFDLAIHYGQPVWAHATCTYLCSEIIVPVASASLLDSFPITQVEDLEQGPLLHLATRPRLWAEWFQLNGCEGFSPYHGSRFDQFSMIIEAAILGLGFALLPKYLIEEEIASGRLQIVWDRPMATTNNYYIVTPEMKQQSSTTKKFQEWLLNQVT from the coding sequence ATGAACTTAAGCCGTTCCGTGATCCCCGACCTAGCCGTTCTCCAGGCATTCGAGTGCGCAGCGCGCCATGGAAGCTTTACGCAAGCGGCGCTGGAGCTGAACCTCACCCAAAGCGCAGTCAGCCGCCAGATCCGGACGCTTGAGGAGCAATTGCGCGTCAATCTGTTCGAGAGGATCAGAAAACGCGTGGTTCTGTCTTCCGCCGGCAAAGCGATGCTGCCAGAAGTGAGACGGATTTTGGCGCGCACCGAAGAAATGGTGCTGCGGGCAATGGCTTCTTCGGATGGCAAGAATGTCCTGTCCATCGCCACGCTTCCGACATTTGGAAACCGTTGGCTTCTTCGACGTCTTCCTGATTTCCTGAAGGATAATCCGAACACGGTCTTCAATATCGCCTCACGCTCGGAGCCGTTCGATCTAACGCTGGAGGATTTCGATCTTGCGATCCACTATGGGCAGCCGGTTTGGGCGCACGCAACCTGCACTTATCTTTGCAGTGAGATCATTGTCCCCGTTGCCAGTGCGTCGCTGTTGGACTCGTTCCCCATCACTCAGGTAGAGGATTTGGAACAGGGGCCGCTCCTTCATTTGGCGACGCGGCCAAGACTATGGGCCGAATGGTTCCAGTTGAACGGCTGTGAGGGGTTCAGTCCATATCATGGAAGCCGGTTCGATCAGTTCAGCATGATCATCGAGGCCGCGATACTCGGGCTCGGTTTTGCTCTGCTTCCGAAATATCTAATCGAAGAGGAGATCGCTTCGGGACGCCTTCAAATTGTGTGGGATAGGCCGATGGCTACCACCAACAATTACTACATCGTGACGCCCGAAATGAAGCAACAGTCGTCGACGACAAAAAAGTTCCAGGAGTGGCTGCTCAACCAGGTCACCTGA
- a CDS encoding VOC family protein has product MTNASFVKAHTIRSDFSAAMSAMYRKEVPAYGTLMSLVARVNDETLAADPLLKARLEATDSLSRISEERHGAIRLGTAQELAMMRRVFAVMGMYPVGYYDLSTAGVPVHSTAFRPVGEESLKRNPFRVFTSLLRLDLIADETLRKEAAEVLAARKIFTDEAVRLVEKAERDGGLGATDATRFVQEVLETFRWHDRAIVSAGMYKRLHDAHRLVADVVSFKGPHINHLTPRTLDIDKVQALMPEEGIAPKAIVEGPPTRKCPILLRQTSFKALEEAVSFASEQGTWQAGSHTARFGEIEQRGVALTPKGRALYDKLLNDTRARVRPAADGSNASEYEAALADVFQAFPDDWNGVRKAGLGYFSYSLTDKGKAVLNRNTDLETAIEDGLVQFDPIVYEDFLPVSAAGIFQSNLGDDAAQEFVASPNQVMFEHDLGAPVLDEFAHYAAIERASLAMCMTVVNTAAAAE; this is encoded by the coding sequence ATGACAAACGCGAGCTTCGTCAAGGCCCATACGATCCGCTCGGATTTTTCTGCTGCCATGTCCGCCATGTATCGCAAGGAAGTGCCGGCCTATGGTACCCTGATGTCGCTCGTGGCCCGGGTGAACGATGAGACCCTTGCCGCCGATCCGCTGTTGAAGGCGCGCCTGGAAGCAACGGATTCTCTCAGTCGCATTTCCGAGGAGCGTCACGGCGCCATCCGTCTCGGCACGGCACAGGAGCTCGCGATGATGCGCCGCGTCTTCGCGGTCATGGGCATGTATCCGGTCGGCTATTACGATTTGTCGACAGCGGGCGTCCCCGTCCACTCCACCGCTTTCCGCCCGGTCGGCGAGGAAAGTTTGAAGCGCAATCCGTTCCGTGTCTTCACGTCACTGCTCCGCCTCGATCTGATCGCTGACGAGACGCTGCGCAAGGAAGCCGCCGAAGTCCTCGCAGCCCGCAAGATCTTTACGGACGAGGCGGTACGGCTCGTCGAGAAGGCGGAACGGGATGGCGGCCTCGGTGCTACCGATGCGACGCGGTTTGTCCAGGAAGTGCTGGAAACCTTCCGTTGGCATGATCGAGCCATCGTCAGCGCCGGCATGTACAAGCGCCTGCATGATGCCCATCGGCTAGTCGCCGACGTCGTCTCCTTCAAGGGACCGCATATCAACCATTTGACGCCTCGTACGCTCGATATCGACAAGGTTCAGGCGTTGATGCCGGAAGAAGGAATAGCGCCGAAAGCGATCGTTGAGGGCCCGCCGACCCGCAAGTGCCCGATCCTGCTGCGCCAAACCTCCTTCAAGGCGCTGGAAGAAGCCGTTTCATTCGCCAGCGAGCAGGGCACCTGGCAGGCTGGCTCGCACACTGCCCGTTTCGGCGAGATCGAACAGCGCGGCGTCGCGCTGACGCCGAAAGGCCGCGCCCTCTACGACAAGCTCCTGAACGACACCCGCGCCCGCGTCCGCCCGGCCGCCGACGGTTCTAACGCCAGTGAATATGAAGCAGCACTTGCCGATGTCTTCCAGGCGTTTCCGGACGATTGGAATGGCGTCCGCAAGGCCGGTCTCGGTTATTTCAGCTATTCGCTGACGGATAAGGGCAAGGCTGTCTTGAATCGAAATACCGACCTTGAAACGGCAATCGAAGACGGCCTCGTTCAGTTCGATCCGATCGTTTACGAGGACTTCCTGCCGGTCAGCGCCGCCGGCATCTTCCAGTCGAACCTCGGCGACGACGCGGCGCAGGAATTCGTCGCAAGCCCCAATCAGGTGATGTTCGAACACGACCTGGGTGCCCCGGTTCTCGATGAATTCGCGCATTACGCAGCCATCGAGCGGGCCTCTCTGGCAATGTGCATGACTGTCGTCAACACGGCTGCCGCTGCGGAATGA
- a CDS encoding FAD-binding oxidoreductase, with product MIEARHIEALKSLLGEKGLLTDAADLAAYETGARYDRGKAAFVARPASTKEVSAVVAYCVKNNLALVPQSGNTGLVSGSTPDDSGNQGVLSLDRLTGIYELDRVNRTVKVGAGLHLSDLNGKLRDSGLFFPIDLGADPLVGGMIATNTGGSRFLRYGDVRRNTLGVTVVLADEAGTVLDLSSSLRKNNTGVDWKHLFIGTSGAFGVITECVLNLEPVPRQTATALLVPTLGEQVPALLVAMEEALGSYLSAFEGMSGNAIRAALDHVPSLRNPFQGGIVPEFVILAEISRSNPTRDGEQPLDSVLEEVLASLWEREDSLLADALVGPPHEIWALRHALSEGVKHMGRLIAFDLSFRRGDIMRFLTHMRAEMPKSFPGITICDFGHIGDGGVHFNLVVEKTDPRLADTGFEMALREWVFTVAVEEFGGSFSAEHAIGRKNQAYYDKYTPAEIRLLASGLKAITSPGALGAMTF from the coding sequence ATGATCGAGGCACGCCATATCGAAGCACTCAAGAGCCTGCTCGGCGAGAAAGGCCTTCTCACCGACGCAGCCGACCTCGCGGCTTACGAGACCGGTGCGCGCTACGATCGCGGGAAGGCGGCATTTGTGGCACGCCCAGCCTCGACGAAAGAGGTTTCTGCGGTTGTGGCCTATTGTGTCAAGAACAACCTCGCGCTCGTGCCGCAGTCGGGCAATACCGGACTCGTCTCGGGCTCGACGCCGGACGATAGCGGCAATCAGGGTGTCCTCAGCCTCGATCGCCTGACCGGCATTTACGAGCTCGATCGAGTGAACCGTACGGTGAAAGTCGGCGCTGGTCTCCATCTTTCCGATCTCAATGGGAAGCTAAGGGATAGTGGCCTCTTTTTTCCGATTGATCTTGGGGCAGACCCGCTCGTCGGCGGCATGATTGCGACAAATACCGGCGGCTCGCGATTCCTGCGCTATGGCGACGTGCGTCGCAACACGCTCGGCGTGACGGTCGTGCTTGCAGATGAAGCCGGCACTGTTCTCGATCTTTCGTCCAGCCTGCGCAAAAACAATACCGGCGTCGATTGGAAGCACCTTTTCATCGGCACGTCCGGCGCCTTCGGCGTAATTACCGAATGCGTGCTGAACCTCGAACCGGTACCGCGCCAGACAGCGACGGCTTTGCTCGTGCCGACGTTGGGCGAGCAGGTTCCAGCCCTTCTCGTTGCGATGGAGGAAGCGCTCGGCAGCTACCTTTCCGCCTTCGAAGGCATGTCCGGCAATGCGATCCGTGCAGCGCTCGATCATGTGCCGTCGCTGCGCAATCCGTTTCAGGGCGGCATCGTGCCGGAATTCGTGATCCTTGCGGAGATTTCGCGGTCCAATCCGACGCGCGACGGCGAGCAACCGCTCGACAGTGTGCTGGAAGAGGTGCTGGCTTCCCTATGGGAGCGTGAGGATTCCCTGCTTGCCGATGCTCTCGTCGGGCCGCCACATGAGATCTGGGCTCTGCGTCACGCGCTATCGGAAGGCGTGAAGCACATGGGACGGCTGATCGCCTTCGATCTATCCTTCCGCCGCGGCGACATCATGCGTTTCCTCACTCACATGCGGGCCGAAATGCCTAAGTCCTTTCCAGGGATAACGATCTGCGACTTCGGCCATATCGGCGACGGCGGCGTGCACTTCAATCTCGTCGTAGAAAAGACTGACCCTCGGCTTGCCGACACCGGTTTCGAGATGGCGTTGCGGGAATGGGTTTTTACCGTTGCCGTCGAAGAGTTCGGCGGCAGCTTCAGCGCCGAACATGCGATCGGCCGCAAGAACCAGGCTTACTATGACAAATATACCCCTGCCGAGATTCGCCTGTTGGCATCCGGGCTGAAAGCAATCACCTCACCTGGCGCGCTCGGCGCGATGACCTTCTGA
- a CDS encoding aldehyde dehydrogenase family protein — MTIDVKTETARLLDKLGVDRAAWIGGDMASYTPVTGEEIAKVKTVSADEAGKAIEAAHEAFKVWRLVPAPKRGELVRLLGEELRAAKADLGRLVSIEAGKIISEGLGEVQEMIDICDFAVGLSRQLYGLTIATERPGHRMMETWHPLGVVGIISAFNFPVAVWSWNAALALVCGNPVVWKPSEKTPLTALACQAVLERALARFGEAPKSLSQVLIGDRAIGEVLVDHEKVALVSATGSTRMGKEVGPRLAKRFARSILELGGNNAGIVCPSADLDMALRAIAFGAMGTAGQRCTTLRRLFVHENIYDQLVPRLKKAYASVSVGNPLETSALIGPLIDKAAFDNMQKALSAARAEGGSVTGGERVAAASQDTAYYVQPAIVEMPKQAGPVLEETFAPILYVMEYSDFDQVLEEHNAVAAGLSSSIFTLNMQEAERFLSADGSDCGIANVNIGTSGAEIGGAFGGEKETGGGRESGSDAWRAYMRRATNTVNYSKALPLAQGVSFDIE; from the coding sequence ATGACCATCGACGTGAAAACGGAAACCGCCCGCCTTCTCGACAAGCTGGGTGTTGATCGCGCCGCCTGGATCGGCGGCGACATGGCGTCCTACACCCCTGTGACGGGCGAAGAGATTGCCAAGGTGAAAACCGTATCCGCCGATGAAGCCGGCAAGGCGATCGAAGCCGCACATGAGGCCTTCAAGGTGTGGCGTCTGGTGCCTGCGCCGAAGCGCGGCGAACTGGTTCGGCTTCTCGGCGAAGAATTGCGTGCCGCCAAGGCCGATCTCGGACGCCTCGTCTCGATCGAAGCCGGCAAGATCATTTCGGAAGGTCTCGGTGAGGTCCAGGAAATGATCGACATCTGCGATTTCGCAGTCGGTCTGTCTCGCCAGCTCTACGGCCTGACGATCGCGACCGAGCGCCCTGGCCATCGCATGATGGAAACCTGGCATCCCCTGGGTGTGGTCGGCATCATCTCGGCCTTCAATTTTCCGGTCGCCGTGTGGTCGTGGAATGCGGCACTTGCGCTCGTCTGCGGCAACCCCGTCGTGTGGAAGCCCTCGGAAAAGACACCGCTGACGGCCCTTGCCTGTCAGGCGGTCCTCGAGCGCGCCCTTGCCCGTTTCGGCGAGGCGCCGAAGAGCCTGAGCCAGGTGCTGATCGGCGATCGTGCCATTGGCGAGGTTCTGGTCGATCACGAGAAGGTCGCGCTTGTTTCGGCCACCGGTTCCACGCGTATGGGCAAGGAAGTCGGCCCGCGCCTCGCCAAGCGTTTCGCCCGCTCGATCCTCGAGCTTGGCGGCAACAATGCCGGCATTGTCTGCCCCTCTGCCGATCTCGACATGGCGCTGCGCGCCATCGCCTTCGGCGCCATGGGGACGGCCGGGCAGCGCTGCACGACGCTGCGCCGCCTCTTCGTGCATGAGAACATCTACGATCAGCTCGTTCCGCGGCTGAAGAAGGCCTATGCCAGCGTTTCCGTGGGCAATCCGCTGGAAACCAGCGCCCTCATCGGTCCACTGATCGACAAGGCAGCCTTCGATAACATGCAGAAGGCGCTATCGGCAGCCAGGGCTGAAGGCGGCTCCGTCACCGGCGGCGAGCGTGTTGCGGCTGCGAGCCAGGATACGGCTTACTATGTCCAGCCGGCGATCGTCGAGATGCCGAAGCAGGCGGGGCCGGTGCTTGAAGAGACCTTCGCGCCGATCCTCTACGTGATGGAATATTCCGACTTCGACCAGGTGCTCGAAGAGCACAATGCCGTTGCGGCCGGCTTGTCATCTTCCATCTTCACGCTGAACATGCAGGAGGCCGAGCGTTTCCTGTCGGCCGATGGGTCGGACTGCGGCATCGCCAATGTCAATATCGGCACCTCTGGCGCTGAAATCGGCGGCGCATTCGGCGGCGAGAAGGAGACCGGCGGCGGGCGTGAGTCCGGCTCGGACGCATGGCGCGCCTATATGCGCCGTGCCACCAATACGGTGAATTATTCGAAGGCTCTGCCGCTTGCCCAGGGCGTCTCCTTCGACATCGAATAA